A region from the Synergistes jonesii genome encodes:
- a CDS encoding ketoacyl-ACP synthase III, producing MRAKMIKSVFNDIRISAMETAVSTIWEDVDRFKPLMGESTVQKFKKSTGVLGQYVSPEKQTTSDLACAAARKILEEKCIDPNKIGALVFVTQTPDYAKPATACVLQFRLGLPIDSIAFDVNLGCSGFVNGINIAASLMQSSKLKYALLLLGDTAYRDQILNTLYPKDDSGKMLFGDAAVAVLMESNKNAEPISCAYRTDGSRFKSIIHVNSHQRHLKWKEYGSLMDGVGVFNFTINDVPEMIKEFMMDAGTTPDDYDCLVLHQANLYVMKQVAKRTGFPMEKMLVSIDEFANTSSASIPTALTKYYGKEAGNRIIRPLMCGFGVGLSWGIVDAKINVSDILPLLQTDESFDDGLVSPSEKEN from the coding sequence GTATTTAACGACATTAGGATTTCGGCAATGGAGACTGCTGTCTCCACTATATGGGAAGACGTGGATAGATTTAAGCCCTTGATGGGTGAGAGCACAGTGCAGAAATTCAAGAAGTCTACCGGCGTACTGGGGCAGTATGTCTCTCCGGAAAAACAGACTACTTCCGACCTTGCGTGCGCAGCGGCGAGGAAAATTCTCGAAGAGAAGTGCATCGATCCTAACAAAATCGGCGCGCTCGTTTTTGTTACGCAAACGCCGGATTACGCCAAACCGGCCACTGCATGTGTGTTGCAGTTCAGGCTGGGGCTTCCGATAGACAGCATCGCTTTTGACGTCAACCTTGGTTGTTCCGGCTTTGTAAATGGCATAAATATCGCCGCCAGCCTGATGCAGAGTTCTAAATTGAAATATGCGCTGCTTTTGCTGGGAGATACGGCATATAGGGATCAGATACTTAACACGCTCTACCCTAAAGACGACTCTGGGAAAATGCTGTTCGGAGACGCAGCCGTGGCGGTGCTTATGGAAAGCAACAAGAATGCGGAACCAATCTCCTGCGCGTACAGGACTGACGGCAGCCGTTTCAAATCTATCATACACGTTAACTCGCACCAAAGGCATTTAAAGTGGAAAGAGTACGGCTCGCTGATGGATGGAGTTGGAGTCTTTAATTTCACTATAAACGATGTTCCGGAAATGATAAAAGAATTCATGATGGACGCCGGAACAACTCCGGACGATTATGACTGCCTCGTGCTTCATCAGGCCAATTTATATGTCATGAAGCAGGTAGCTAAGCGCACTGGCTTCCCAATGGAAAAAATGCTCGTATCTATCGACGAATTTGCGAATACAAGTTCAGCATCGATTCCTACCGCCCTTACCAAATATTACGGCAAAGAGGCTGGAAACAGAATAATAAGGCCCTTGATGTGCGGATTCGGAGTCGGCCTTTCGTGGGGGATAGTCGACGCAAAAATAAATGTCAGCGATATACTGCCGCTGCTTCAGACAGATGAAAGCTTTGATGATGGCCTTGTATCGCCGTCGGAAAAGGAGAATTAA
- a CDS encoding 3-oxoacyl-ACP synthase III family protein, translating into MPYFKFSNIAIRGISVAVPKQIVDIKSYIPKFGEENVYKFMAFTGIEKTHVTREEQTASDLGFEAAERLLREKNIDRASVGALIFVTQSPDYKRPATSFVLQHRLGLSQDCAVFDVNLGCSGFVCAFQTACSMMASSDMKMALVIVAETSSKAMWPNDKSSAMLFGDCGAAVLLAREEDAPQINGGIWSDGDRYRAIIIPAGGARDSSAPHTPFIGRDECEHMPYYQIMNGADVFQFSISDVPKAAKAFFERTGASAPDYDFFAIHQANWYIVKQLISKLRLPKEKVHRSLDRYGNTGGMSIPLTLCDELGGKSGSSLMRVFMMGFGIGLSWGIVDAFISPDAVLSVLETEEYYREGVIDYTDI; encoded by the coding sequence ATGCCGTACTTTAAATTCAGCAATATAGCCATCAGAGGAATCTCCGTGGCTGTGCCGAAACAGATCGTTGATATAAAGAGCTACATCCCAAAATTCGGAGAGGAGAACGTCTATAAATTCATGGCGTTCACCGGTATAGAAAAAACGCACGTAACACGCGAAGAGCAGACCGCTTCCGACCTCGGCTTCGAGGCAGCGGAAAGGCTGCTCCGCGAAAAGAACATCGACAGGGCTTCTGTCGGTGCTCTGATTTTCGTGACTCAGTCGCCTGACTACAAGCGCCCCGCCACCTCTTTCGTTCTGCAGCACAGGCTTGGGCTTTCGCAGGACTGCGCGGTCTTTGACGTCAACCTCGGATGTTCCGGTTTTGTCTGCGCGTTTCAGACGGCCTGTTCGATGATGGCTTCGTCGGACATGAAAATGGCTCTTGTGATCGTCGCGGAGACGTCGAGTAAAGCTATGTGGCCGAACGACAAATCCTCGGCGATGCTCTTCGGCGACTGCGGTGCTGCGGTACTGCTCGCGAGAGAAGAGGACGCTCCGCAGATAAACGGCGGGATTTGGAGCGATGGGGACAGATACAGGGCGATAATCATACCGGCGGGAGGCGCGCGTGACAGTTCCGCGCCGCATACGCCGTTTATCGGGCGCGACGAATGCGAGCATATGCCCTACTACCAGATAATGAACGGCGCCGATGTTTTCCAGTTCTCTATCTCAGACGTCCCAAAGGCCGCGAAGGCGTTCTTCGAAAGGACTGGCGCTTCAGCGCCAGACTACGACTTTTTCGCGATACATCAGGCAAACTGGTACATTGTAAAGCAGCTTATAAGCAAGCTAAGGCTGCCGAAAGAAAAAGTCCACCGTTCTTTAGACAGGTACGGCAATACCGGGGGGATGTCCATCCCTCTTACACTCTGCGACGAACTCGGCGGTAAAAGCGGTAGCTCTTTGATGCGCGTCTTCATGATGGGTTTCGGCATCGGGCTCTCGTGGGGAATAGTCGACGCGTTCATTTCGCCTGACGCGGTTTTGTCCGTTCTTGAAACAGAAGAGTATTACAGAGAAGGGGTTATAGATTATACTGATATATAG
- a CDS encoding acyl carrier protein has protein sequence MGENLRKYNEVFMNIFGAAESDLSDSFTFENVHKWDSLAHMALISRLEDIFDVMFETEDVLHYGSYLNGIKILERYGVDMKA, from the coding sequence ATGGGAGAGAACTTGCGCAAATACAATGAGGTCTTCATGAATATTTTCGGAGCCGCCGAGAGCGACCTGAGCGACTCCTTTACGTTCGAAAACGTCCACAAGTGGGATTCTCTCGCGCACATGGCGCTGATTTCGCGTTTGGAAGATATATTCGACGTCATGTTTGAAACGGAAGACGTTTTGCATTACGGGTCATATCTCAACGGCATAAAAATCCTAGAACGCTACGGCGTAGATATGAAAGCGTAG
- a CDS encoding SDR family NAD(P)-dependent oxidoreductase: MLRLENKVCVVTGAARGIGKAIAEAFASEGARVYAIDLPSAEFETPERGLESGGEIIHVNADITDSDSVRASFMRVKKECGRLDALANNAAIISYEMLGMISKDKLRKMFEVDVFAMIEMIQYASRLMARNGGGSIINMASIVGTNGAAGQLAYAAAKGAVVALTKSAAKELAPQNIRVNAVAPGMVATKRLVAEMSGRFEEKTGNIGLGRMATPEDIANVYLFLASNAASYISGQILGVDGCMVL; the protein is encoded by the coding sequence ATGCTCCGGCTTGAAAATAAAGTCTGCGTCGTCACAGGCGCGGCAAGGGGCATAGGCAAAGCGATAGCCGAGGCTTTTGCGTCGGAGGGCGCGCGCGTCTACGCTATCGATTTGCCTTCGGCGGAATTTGAAACGCCGGAGAGGGGGCTGGAGTCCGGCGGCGAGATAATACACGTCAATGCCGATATAACGGACTCCGACAGCGTCAGGGCTTCTTTCATGCGCGTAAAAAAGGAATGCGGAAGGCTCGATGCGCTCGCGAACAACGCCGCGATTATCTCATACGAAATGCTAGGCATGATTTCAAAGGACAAGCTGAGGAAGATGTTTGAGGTGGACGTATTCGCGATGATAGAGATGATTCAATACGCCTCGCGCCTTATGGCCAGAAACGGCGGCGGTAGTATAATAAACATGGCCAGCATCGTAGGGACTAACGGTGCGGCCGGTCAGCTCGCTTACGCGGCTGCGAAGGGCGCCGTCGTCGCCCTTACGAAGTCGGCGGCAAAAGAGCTTGCGCCGCAGAACATCAGGGTCAACGCCGTAGCCCCCGGGATGGTCGCTACAAAGAGACTTGTGGCGGAGATGTCGGGACGTTTTGAGGAAAAGACCGGCAATATCGGGCTGGGCAGAATGGCCACTCCGGAAGATATTGCAAACGTTTACCTTTTTCTCGCGTCCAATGCCGCGTCATACATATCGGGGCAGATTCTCGGCGTCGACGGTTGCATGGTGCTCTAA
- a CDS encoding acyl carrier protein: protein MEIKEKLALLEEEVLDMAAGELKPETALEDIDTWDSMAALSLIVLMEDKFSKKLTRDNLRTFVTVQDILNFMG, encoded by the coding sequence GTGGAAATCAAAGAAAAACTCGCGCTTCTCGAAGAAGAAGTCCTTGATATGGCGGCAGGCGAATTGAAGCCTGAAACGGCGCTCGAAGATATCGATACGTGGGATTCCATGGCGGCGCTCAGCCTTATAGTGCTGATGGAGGACAAATTCTCAAAGAAACTCACGAGAGACAATCTCAGAACATTCGTTACAGTTCAGGATATATTGAATTTTATGGGCTAA
- a CDS encoding AMP-binding protein, with protein MSEMKGFVKSGAVVFCLCENSVGAIAGYLSFMENGAVPLLLNARIDRTQLANLMQTYTPPYICFPDRYKGEFSGCRVIFGRYGYVLAETGNKFYPVNKDLAMLLCTSGSTGSPKLVRHKLINLEMSAKHVSEFFGACEDDRSMADLPMYYTMGLSVINSYLYRGATVAATSKSLMSPEFWDFFGAQDITVFTGVPYSFEILRRLRFTGKEWPHLKILTQGGGKLKEKIYLEFAEYARRTGKKFIATYGQTECSARMAYLPPEFAISKQGSIGRAIPGGELFIINDKKDFIEGPGEGEMCYCGPNVTMGYAECRKDLLKGDEWYGFRHTGDIARRDEDGFYFITGRKSRFLKLFGVRVGLDDCEKIIYSKFGIDCACAGDDKEMRVYITRDDLSDAVVSLLSDTTGILRTAFKIFVIDQLPRSGAGKILYSQLPQ; from the coding sequence ATGTCCGAAATGAAGGGCTTCGTAAAGAGCGGGGCCGTTGTCTTTTGCCTTTGCGAAAACAGCGTCGGCGCTATAGCCGGCTATCTTTCCTTCATGGAGAACGGCGCCGTCCCGCTTTTGCTCAACGCCAGGATCGACAGGACTCAACTGGCGAATTTAATGCAGACGTACACCCCGCCGTACATCTGCTTCCCCGATCGATATAAAGGTGAATTCTCCGGATGCCGCGTTATTTTTGGGCGTTACGGCTATGTGCTGGCTGAGACGGGCAATAAATTCTATCCCGTCAACAAAGACCTCGCGATGCTTTTGTGCACATCTGGGTCGACCGGCAGCCCGAAGCTTGTGAGACACAAGCTGATAAACCTTGAGATGAGCGCGAAGCACGTGTCAGAGTTTTTCGGCGCGTGCGAGGACGACCGCTCGATGGCGGATTTGCCGATGTACTATACGATGGGGCTTTCTGTCATCAACAGCTATCTGTACAGGGGCGCTACGGTTGCGGCAACGTCGAAGAGCCTCATGTCGCCGGAGTTCTGGGATTTCTTCGGAGCTCAGGACATCACCGTCTTCACCGGAGTTCCCTACAGTTTTGAAATCTTAAGACGCCTGCGCTTTACCGGCAAAGAATGGCCTCACTTGAAAATACTCACACAGGGCGGCGGAAAGCTTAAAGAAAAAATATATCTGGAGTTCGCCGAATACGCGCGGAGGACAGGCAAGAAATTCATTGCGACCTATGGACAGACGGAATGCAGCGCCCGCATGGCCTACCTTCCGCCGGAGTTCGCGATATCCAAGCAGGGAAGCATAGGCAGGGCTATTCCAGGCGGAGAGCTGTTCATAATAAACGATAAAAAGGATTTTATAGAGGGTCCCGGCGAAGGCGAGATGTGCTACTGCGGCCCGAACGTCACGATGGGCTACGCCGAATGCCGCAAGGATCTTCTAAAGGGCGATGAGTGGTACGGCTTCCGCCATACCGGAGATATCGCGCGACGCGACGAGGACGGTTTCTATTTCATTACTGGACGCAAAAGCCGCTTCCTTAAGCTCTTTGGAGTCAGGGTGGGGCTGGACGACTGTGAAAAAATTATCTATTCCAAGTTTGGGATTGACTGTGCCTGCGCTGGCGACGACAAGGAAATGCGCGTCTACATCACGCGCGACGACTTGTCAGACGCGGTAGTTTCTCTGCTGTCGGATACGACTGGAATACTACGCACGGCTTTTAAAATCTTTGTTATAGATCAGCTGCCCCGCAGCGGAGCGGGAAAGATTCTCTACTCCCAGCTGCCGCAGTAG
- a CDS encoding acyltransferase family protein: MAVSIEFWRLVFCLAVVLYHSCYLTPTRSLTSVFQGGYIGVDFFFIVSGLLMAKNVSKYTSGSVFYDTCSFIRRKILRIYPCLLFAFMVSFIVRMTICDCAPAQIASCAVRSLPELMLLRMSGIGGYWVNTPTWYISAMVISMLVLFPMLLRVKDKSHYSVFMLLAVLSYGWLFFTMGSLENPYKWQGTFYSGLVRAFGGISLGVFCFTLSIKLRKSNFDATALSALELLCYLTVLLHSFMKGRSFADFLLIALLAVAVSLSFSGGSSASSFFDKHERFFLPCGELSFALYLNHRVFTIIFPVVGWNVGYYILLPIYILCSFCAAAVAMLIVPDAKRPPRFLLRR, from the coding sequence ATGGCAGTTTCAATCGAATTCTGGAGGCTTGTCTTCTGTCTTGCGGTAGTGCTGTATCATTCCTGCTATCTCACGCCGACGCGCTCTTTGACGTCGGTCTTTCAGGGCGGGTATATCGGCGTAGATTTCTTCTTCATAGTATCTGGTCTCCTAATGGCAAAAAACGTTTCGAAATACACGTCCGGTTCGGTATTTTATGATACATGCTCGTTTATAAGGCGCAAGATATTGCGGATATATCCCTGTCTACTCTTCGCCTTTATGGTGTCCTTCATTGTCAGGATGACAATCTGCGACTGCGCCCCAGCGCAGATAGCAAGTTGTGCTGTGCGTTCGCTTCCCGAGCTTATGTTGCTGCGCATGTCCGGGATCGGCGGCTATTGGGTAAACACCCCTACATGGTACATTTCCGCGATGGTCATATCGATGCTGGTACTTTTCCCAATGCTACTCAGAGTAAAAGATAAATCGCATTACAGCGTATTTATGCTGCTGGCTGTGCTGTCATACGGATGGCTCTTTTTCACAATGGGCAGCCTTGAAAATCCTTATAAATGGCAGGGAACGTTTTATAGCGGCCTTGTGAGAGCCTTCGGCGGTATATCGCTTGGGGTTTTCTGTTTCACGCTCTCCATTAAGCTTCGCAAATCAAACTTTGACGCGACAGCTCTTTCCGCCCTCGAGTTGCTGTGTTATCTTACGGTATTGCTGCATTCGTTCATGAAGGGTAGGTCTTTCGCTGATTTTTTGCTTATCGCGCTGCTTGCGGTCGCTGTTTCTCTATCGTTCAGTGGAGGATCGTCGGCTTCCAGCTTTTTCGATAAACACGAACGGTTTTTCCTGCCTTGCGGCGAGCTCAGCTTCGCTCTCTATCTGAATCACAGGGTGTTCACGATAATATTTCCGGTCGTCGGATGGAATGTCGGCTATTATATCCTGCTGCCGATCTATATCTTATGTTCCTTCTGCGCGGCCGCCGTGGCGATGCTGATAGTGCCGGATGCGAAAAGGCCTCCGCGATTTTTGCTGAGGAGATAA